In Methylovirgula sp., a single genomic region encodes these proteins:
- a CDS encoding GTP-binding protein — MAEKIPVTVLTGYLGAGKTTLLNRILSEPHGKKFAVIVNEFGEIGIDNDLVVGADEEIFEMNNGCICCTVRGDLIRIIEGLMKRKGKFDAIIVETTGLADPAPVAQTFFVDADVQDVARLDAVVTVADAKWLSERLKDAPEAKNQVAFADVILLNKSDLVSPEELREVEARIRAINPYAKLHKTVNCAVPLDAVLGRNAFDLDRILEIEPDFLETDEDDHDHHGHDHGHHHDHGHDHHAHDDHAHHDHGHEHEGHKHGLKHYHDEDMQSVALSLDGDVDPEKFLPWLNDYLQKEGPSILRSKGILSFKNEPKRFVFQGVHMMLDGDVQREWRPDEKRMSRVVFIGKHLKEDEIRQGFLACAA, encoded by the coding sequence ATGGCCGAAAAAATTCCCGTCACCGTTCTCACCGGCTATCTCGGCGCGGGCAAAACGACGCTGCTCAATCGTATCCTGAGCGAGCCGCACGGCAAGAAATTCGCCGTGATCGTCAACGAATTCGGCGAAATCGGCATCGACAACGATCTGGTCGTCGGCGCCGACGAAGAAATCTTCGAAATGAACAACGGCTGCATCTGCTGCACGGTGCGCGGCGATCTGATCCGCATCATCGAAGGGCTGATGAAGCGTAAGGGCAAGTTCGACGCGATTATCGTCGAGACGACGGGCCTCGCCGATCCGGCGCCGGTGGCGCAAACCTTTTTCGTTGATGCCGACGTGCAGGACGTTGCGCGGCTCGACGCCGTCGTCACCGTCGCCGATGCCAAATGGCTGTCGGAACGGCTCAAGGATGCGCCGGAGGCCAAGAACCAGGTCGCCTTCGCCGATGTCATCCTGCTCAACAAGAGCGATCTCGTGAGCCCGGAAGAATTACGCGAAGTCGAAGCGCGCATTCGTGCGATCAATCCTTACGCCAAGCTCCATAAGACCGTGAATTGTGCCGTCCCGCTCGACGCGGTGCTCGGTCGCAACGCCTTCGATCTCGACCGGATTCTGGAAATCGAGCCGGATTTTCTCGAAACCGATGAGGATGATCACGACCATCATGGCCACGATCATGGCCATCACCATGATCACGGCCACGATCATCATGCGCATGACGATCACGCGCATCATGACCACGGTCACGAGCATGAGGGCCACAAGCACGGCCTCAAACATTATCACGACGAGGATATGCAATCGGTCGCATTGTCGCTCGACGGCGATGTCGATCCCGAAAAGTTTCTGCCCTGGCTCAACGACTACCTTCAGAAGGAAGGCCCGTCGATCCTGCGCTCGAAAGGCATTCTGTCCTTCAAGAACGAGCCGAAGCGTTTCGTCTTTCAGGGCGTGCATATGATGCTCGACGGCGACGTGCAGCGCGAATGGCGCCCCGACGAAAAGCGCATGAGCCGCGTCGTCTTCATCGGCAAACATCTCAAGGAAGACGAGATCCGCCAGGGCTTCCTGGCCTGCGCCGCCTGA